From Acidobacteriota bacterium:
GACCTCTTCGTCTCGATTCACGCCAACGCCTCGGCCTACAGCCGGGCCGTGGGCGCCGAGACCTTCTTCCTTTCCCGGGAGGCCACCGACGACGCGGCGCGCACCACCGCGGCCCTCGAGAACAACGCCGCCGGGGTGGTGCCCGATCCCGGCACGGGTGAGGCCATTTCCCTGATCCTCTGGGACCTGGCCCAGGTGGAATACCTCGAGGAAAGCTCCGAGTTGGCCGAGATCATCCAGCAGCGGCTCAATGCCGCCCTGGGGATCAAGGATCGGGGTGTTCGCCAGGCGCCTTTCCGGGTGCTGGTGGGGGCCACCTGCCCCGCCGTGCTGGTGGAACTGGGCTTCATGACCAACCCCGCGGAAGAGGCCCGCCTGGGCACGGCTCCCCATCGGCGGCGACTGGCGGAAGTGCTGTTCGAGGCCATCGAAGACTTCGACCGGATACAGCAGGAGCGGCGGGCGCCGGTGGTGCGGGCGGTCGATCCCTCCCCCCGGGAAGCGAGCCGGTGACCCGGGGCACGGCGGTCCTGCTCGGGATGGGCACGGGGGCCGCCGTGGCGCTGGCGCTGCTGCTGCTGGTTTCCACCTGGCTCGCGGCGCCTCCGGCGGCGGACGCGGGCCTGCCTGCCCGCGCGACGCCGCCGCCACCGCCGCCCGCGGCGGTGCCCCGGGTGCGCACCCAGCCGGTGATGATCTACCAGCGGGCGGCCACCGAAGAGTTGACCCTCGAGGGGGTGGAGGGACAGATCGTCTGGTTCCCCGGTGCCGTGGAACGGGCCGAGGAGATCGTCCGGCTGGTGCTCGAGGGCGTCGAGCGGGAAGGTGTCCTGCCGCCCGCCGGGAGGCCCCTGGGCTATCGGCGCGTTTTCATCGATGCCCGGGGTGTCGCCTGGGTGGACCTCGAGGCGGACGCCGTGGCCCGCCTCGTGGGCTCTGACGCCGAGCAGGCCGTGGTGGCCGCCCTGGCGCGTTCGCTGGTGGAGGGGCTCGACGAGGTCCGCGCCGTCGGCCTGCTGGTGGGAGGCGAAAATCGCCGCACCCTGGCCGGCCACGTGGACCTGACCCGGGTCTACGACGGCAGCGAGTGGCCCCTGGCCTTCGACGAGCCGGGAACCGCTCCGCCCGGCGCCACTCCGCCCGGCGCGAGTCCCTCGTGAGCTGGGGGGTCTTCGATTCGGGGGTCGGCGGGCTGACCGTGGTGCGCGCCCTGGAGGCGGCGGTCGGCAGCCTGCGCCTGGTCTACCTGGGGGACACCGCCCGGGTGCCCTACGGGACGCGTTCACCGGCGACCGTGCGCCGCTACGCCGCCCAGGCCGCCGCCTTTCTCCGCGATGCCGGCGTCGGGGGGATCATCGTGGCCTGCAACACGGCTTCGGCGGTGGCTCTCGACGTGGTGGGCCGGGTTTTCGACGGCCCGGTCCTGGGTGTCGTCGAGCCGGGGGTCGAGGCCGCCCTGGAGACCACCCGCAACGGCCGCATCGGCGTGATCGGCACCCAGGCCACCGTGGGCTCCGACGCCTACGGCCGGGCCTTGCGGGCGCGGCGGCGCGATGTGCAGGTCTTTTCCCGGGCCTGCCCGCTCTTCGTGCCCCTGGCCGAGGAGGGGTGGACCCGGGGGGAAGTACCCCGGCTGGTGGCCGAGCGATACCTGGGCGAGCTGCGCGAGGAGAAGATCGACACCCTGGTGCTGGGGTGCACCCACTACCCTCTGCTGCGTGAGGTGATCGGCGAGGTGATGGGGCCCGGCGTGCGGCTGGTGGACTCGGCCGAGGCCGCCGCCGACCGGGCCCGGGGCGTGCGGCCGCCCGGGGCGGAGCAGGCCCGGAGCGGTGAGCGCTTTTGCGTCACCGACGGGGGCGGGCGCTTTGCCGAAGTGGCGGCGCGTTTTCTCGGTCGCCCCCTCGGTGCTCTCGAGACGGTGCGCCTGGAAGGGGATTAGGGCGACGCGGGTTTCCGCGATCCGGGGCGGGGGCGAGGGGCGTTCCGCCCTTCGGGGTCGGCGGCGGCTGCTTGTGCTTCGGCGGGAATCGGGCAGACTGGCCGGGTTGAGGCGGCAGGCGGGTCGAACGCCGCCCGGAGGTCGATCTTGAGCGTGCGAACACCGCCCCGGGGTCCCGGCGAGTTGCGCCCGGTTCACCTGGAACTGGACATCAATCCCTTTGCGGAAGGATCGTGCCGGATCCGCGTGGGCGGCACCGAGGTGATCTGTACCGCCAGCGTGGAGGACCGGGTCCCCCCGTTCCTCTACGGCAGCGGCGAGGGTTGGGTCACCGCCGAATACGGCATGTTGCCCCGCGCCACCGGCAAGCGAAACGCGCGGGATCGGGTGGGAGGGCGCCCCAACGCCCGGGCCTACGAGATTCAGCGCCTGGTGGGCCGCAGCCTGCGCGCCGTGGTCGACCGCAAGGTTTTCGGCGAGCGCACCATTTGGGTCGATTGCGACGTGGTCCTCGCCGACGGCGGTACCCGCTGCGCGGCCGTGACCGGCGGCTTCGTGGCCCTGGCCGCGGCCTTCGAGTGGCTCGCGCGGAACAAGAAGCTCGGCGGCCGCCCGTTGCTCGACTCGGTGGCGGCGATCTCCGCCGGCGTGGTGGCCGGTGAGGTGCTGCTCGACCTGGACTATGCCGAGGACTCCGCCGCCGAGGTGGACCTCAACGTGGTCTGCACCGGGGGAGGGCGTTTCGTGGAGATCCAGGGCACCGCCGAGGAACAACCCTTCGGCCGCGAGCGCCTCGACGAGATGCTGACCCTGGCCCTCGACGGCCTCGAACGGGTTCGGGCGCTCCAGGCCGAGGTGCTCGGAGAGCGCCTGGCGCCGCTGCTGCAGAAGCCGCCGGGAGGCGGGGGACGATGAGCGGCGGAACCCGCCGTGGCGGGCTGCGCCTCTGCCTGGCGACCCGCAATCCCGGCAAGGTGCGGGAGCTGGCCTCGCTGCTCGAGGAGAGTCCCTGGCAGGTCATGGGGCCGGAGGTCCTCGAGGAACTCGAAG
This genomic window contains:
- a CDS encoding GerMN domain-containing protein, which translates into the protein MTRGTAVLLGMGTGAAVALALLLLVSTWLAAPPAADAGLPARATPPPPPPAAVPRVRTQPVMIYQRAATEELTLEGVEGQIVWFPGAVERAEEIVRLVLEGVEREGVLPPAGRPLGYRRVFIDARGVAWVDLEADAVARLVGSDAEQAVVAALARSLVEGLDEVRAVGLLVGGENRRTLAGHVDLTRVYDGSEWPLAFDEPGTAPPGATPPGASPS
- the murI gene encoding glutamate racemase, giving the protein MSWGVFDSGVGGLTVVRALEAAVGSLRLVYLGDTARVPYGTRSPATVRRYAAQAAAFLRDAGVGGIIVACNTASAVALDVVGRVFDGPVLGVVEPGVEAALETTRNGRIGVIGTQATVGSDAYGRALRARRRDVQVFSRACPLFVPLAEEGWTRGEVPRLVAERYLGELREEKIDTLVLGCTHYPLLREVIGEVMGPGVRLVDSAEAAADRARGVRPPGAEQARSGERFCVTDGGGRFAEVAARFLGRPLGALETVRLEGD
- the rph gene encoding ribonuclease PH, which translates into the protein MRTPPRGPGELRPVHLELDINPFAEGSCRIRVGGTEVICTASVEDRVPPFLYGSGEGWVTAEYGMLPRATGKRNARDRVGGRPNARAYEIQRLVGRSLRAVVDRKVFGERTIWVDCDVVLADGGTRCAAVTGGFVALAAAFEWLARNKKLGGRPLLDSVAAISAGVVAGEVLLDLDYAEDSAAEVDLNVVCTGGGRFVEIQGTAEEQPFGRERLDEMLTLALDGLERVRALQAEVLGERLAPLLQKPPGGGGR